One stretch of Pseudoxanthomonas sp. Root65 DNA includes these proteins:
- the fis gene encoding DNA-binding transcriptional regulator Fis has product MNAASTRQDTPRAASRPPLREHVAHSVRRYLRDLDGCEADDVYEIVLREMEIPLFVEVLNHCEGNQSRAAAMLGIHRATLRKKLKDYGLA; this is encoded by the coding sequence CCACACGCCAGGACACGCCACGCGCCGCATCGCGTCCGCCGTTGCGCGAACATGTCGCGCATTCCGTGCGCCGCTACCTGCGCGACCTGGACGGCTGCGAAGCCGACGATGTCTACGAGATCGTGCTGCGCGAAATGGAAATCCCGCTGTTCGTGGAAGTGCTCAACCACTGCGAAGGCAACCAGAGCCGCGCCGCCGCCATGCTCGGCATCCACCGCGCCACGCTGCGCAAGAAGCTCAAGGACTACGGACTGGCCTGA